A portion of the Mytilus galloprovincialis chromosome 12, xbMytGall1.hap1.1, whole genome shotgun sequence genome contains these proteins:
- the LOC143055088 gene encoding C1q-related factor-like has protein sequence MLSIFPVILFAVFTASVAETDVVKTLADHLTRLESKMIGLEAREEKYKHKIQELEKEVSRLGQVVANTGQENHTGLTETKTNRQRRASELVAFTAYLSANFDGEHFGTGHTVKYDVIETNEGNGYNKFTGTFTAPSDGIYAFTWTIKAAGRIGDAKHGEITVELVKNSVVKGVINADSEQDYDDACSTALVIVSLSAGDVVFTRSAPFEQPQGILSSDGYGRWTFSGWRLF, from the exons ATGTTGTCGATTTTCCCAGTTATTTTATTTGCAGTCTTCACAGCTTCCGTTGCAGAAACGGATGTTGTGAAGACATTAGCCGATCACCTTACGCGACTTGAATCAAAGATGATAGGTCTTGAAGCAAGagaagaaaaatacaaacataaaattcAGGAACTCGAGAAGGAAGTGTCGAGACTTGGCCAAGTGGTTGCAAACACGGGACAAGAAAATCATACAG gATTAACTGAAAccaaaacaaaccgacaacgaAGGGCGAGTGAACTTGTTGCTTTTACGGCATATTTATCCGCTAATTTCGATGGGGAACACTTTGGAACTGGTCATACCGTTAAGTATGATGTAATCGAAACGAACGAAGGCAATGGGTACAATAAGTTTACAGGTACATTCACTGCGCCATCAGACGGAATATATGCCTTTACTTGGACAATAAAAGCTGCTGGAAGAATAGGTGACGCTAAGCATGGTGAGATAACCGTTGAACTGGTGAAAAACTCAGTCGTAAAAGGCGTAATAAATGCTGACAGTGAACAAGATTATGATGATGCGTGTTCAACAGCTTTGGTTATAGTCTCGTTGTCTGCCGGAGACGTTGTATTTACAAGATCAGCACCATTCGAACAACCACAAGGAATTCTCAGTAGTGATGGGTACGGTAGATGGACATTCTCTGGTTGgagattattttaa